From the genome of Eucalyptus grandis isolate ANBG69807.140 chromosome 2, ASM1654582v1, whole genome shotgun sequence, one region includes:
- the LOC120290499 gene encoding probable leucine-rich repeat receptor-like protein kinase At1g35710, with amino-acid sequence MASSQKQLSMLFLAYVLLLLTQEMPFLASSRSSSLVALASATNQTRYEEVEALLTWKSKLDSGSRFTLSSWNGTNPCSWRGINCDSLGSVASLNLSNSTIHGTLHYLNFSQLPNLIALTLANNSFFGKIPLSMANLAKITYLDLSQNNLSGNIPTQLGSLRSLRDLNLSNNDLAGPIPNEIFSLSNLTYLYLSDNKLAGFIPKEIGRLKSLAYLHIANNRITGPIPSSIGNMSNMEEIWLFNNQLAGYIPKEIGMLGSLIQLDLSANYLNGSIPTTLGNLSKMKYLYLYDNQLSGPIPSEVGGMRFLIHFELLRNDLTGPIPKELGMLGSLSYLFLQDNQLSGPIPSTIGNLSNLNILDFYQNELFGPIPKELGMLRSLSELVLIGNSLSGSIPSIIGNLSKLISLQLGDNKFVGQLPQDICSGQVLEFFSANNNHFTGPIPRGLKNCTNLYRVRLQNNHLEGNISDGLGTYPYLDYLELSNNKLYGELPPRLGEYSNLTSLKISNTRISGVIPFEVGNMSRLHILDLSSNSLVGEIPKDLGKLKSLLELSLCDNQLVGYIPRELGTSSDLSRIDVAGNNLTGSIPKQFGDCSKLCF; translated from the coding sequence ATGGCCTCATCTCAAAAACAACTCTCAATGTTGTTCCTCGCTTATGTCCTCCTCCTGCTTACGCAGGAAATGccttttcttgcttcatctCGAAGCTCTTCTCTAGTGGCCCTTGCTAGTGCTACTAATCAAACGAGATATGAGGAAGTGGAGGCACTCCTAACATGGAAGTCTAAGCTAGACAGCGGGAGCCGCTTTACTTTGTCTTCGTGGAATGGAACCAACCCTTGTTCATGGCGCGGAATCAATTGTGATTCTCTCGGAAGCGTCGCAAGCTTGAACCTTTCAAATTCTACCATACATGGTACGCTTCATTATCTCAATTTCTCTCAATTGCCCAACTTGATCGCTCTTACACTTGCCAACAACTCATTCTTTGGGAAAATCCCTTTGAGCATGGCTAATCTTGCCAAGATTACTTATTTGGACTTGTCTCAAAATAACCTTTCCGGAAATATTCCGACTCAACTTGGGTCACTGCGATCTTTACGAGATCTCAATCTTTCGAATAATGATTTGGCTGGTCCGATTCCTAATGAGATATTTAGCTTGAGCAACTTAACCTATCTATATCTTTCGGATAATAAGCTTGCTGGTTTCATTCCTAAAGAAATAGGAAGGCTCAAGTCTCTCGCTTATCTCCACATAGCGAACAACAGAATCACCGGTCCAATTCCTTCTTCCATTGGAAACATGAGCAACATGGAAGAGATATGGCTTTTCAATAATCAATTGGCTGGGTACATTCCAAAGGAAATAGGAATGTTGGGGTCTCTAATTCAACTTGATTTATCAGCCAATTATCTCAATGGATCCATCCCTACAACTTTGGGGAATCTTAGTAAAATGAAATATCTATACCTCTACGACAATCAACTTTCAGGCCCCATACCTTCAGAAGTTGGAGGAATGAGATTCCTCATACATTTCGAACTGCTAAGGAATGATTTAACAGGTCCTATCCCTAAAGAACTAGGAATGCTCGGATCTCTCTCatatcttttcctccaagacaATCAACTTTCAGGTCCTATCCCATCAACGATAGGGAATTTGAGCAATCTGAATATCCTTGACTTTTACCAAAATGAGTTGTTTGGTCCTATTCCTAAAGAACTAGGAATGCTCAGATCTCTCTCAGAACTCGTGCTTATAGGTAACAGTCTCTCTGGCTCGATTCCATCCATTATAGGTAACTTAAGCAAGCTCATAAGCCTGCAGCTGGGCGATAACAAGTTCGTCGGCCAATTGCCACAAGACATTTGCAGTGGtcaagttcttgaatttttttccgcCAATAACAATCACTTCACTGGTCCAATTCCGCGAGGCCTCAAAAACTGCACGAATTTGTATAGAGTTAGGCTCCAAAATAACCATCTCGAGGGAAATATATCTGATGGTCTCGGGACATATCCTTACTTAGATTATCTTGAGTTGAGCAACAATAAACTTTACGGTGAGCTACCACCTAGACTGGGTGAATATAGCAATTTGACCAGCTTGAAAATCTCCAACACTCGAATCTCAGGCGTGATACCCTTTGAGGTTGGAAACATGAGCCGATTACATATACTTGACCTCTCTTCAAATAGTCTTGTTGGGGAAATTCCAAAAGATCTAGGAAAATTGAAGTCACTTCTAGAGCTTTCCCTCTGTGACAATCAACTTGTAGGCTACATACCTCGAGAACTAGGAACATCGTCCGATTTGTCAAGAATTGATGTTGCCGGAAATAACTTAACCGGCTCAATTCCTAAACAATTTGGGGATTGTTCGAAGctttgtttttaa